One window from the genome of Lagopus muta isolate bLagMut1 chromosome 35, bLagMut1 primary, whole genome shotgun sequence encodes:
- the LOC125686343 gene encoding uncharacterized protein LOC125686343 isoform X2: protein MPNFPIFGSNLPHFRPNSPFSAPIPPFPLLSPFLHLLSHFHPISFPPSFPPYNFRIPFSPIQPQIPPHFCFQTPKFPLIFGPTPQIPPHFASKPPNFPSFCLQPPKFPLIFAPTPQISPHFCSNPPNFPSFWVFIEFQLGFIGFHWDFWGFLFMLDSFSSLGFFLFGVIYGVFSLFSLFRVKFPLFRVKFPLFWVKFPLFWVRFLLFWVKFLLFGSNFPFFMSHFPHFRSNSSFLGHISPFLGQISPFLGQISHFWVKSPLFQVKFLLFLVKFLFFWVKFLLFGSNFPFFMSNFPIFWSDFSIFRSNFLFFGSNFPFLGEISPFWVKFPLFLVRFPHFGVKSPLFQVKFPLFHVRFPLFLVKFPLFWVKFLLFGSNSSFFGSNFPFLGQIPPFSGQISPFWVKFPLFWIRCLIFG from the exons atgccaaatttccccatttttgGGTCCAATCTCCCCCATTTCAGGCCAAATTCCCCCTTTTCAGCTCccattcccccttttcccctACTTTCCCCATTTCTTCACCTCCTCTCCCATTTCCACCCCATTTCCTTCCCCCCTTCTTTTCCACCCTACAACTTTCGCATCCCATTTTCACCCATCCAACCCCAAATTCCCCCTCATTTTTGCTTCCAAACCCCCAAATTTCCCCTCATTTTTGGTCCAACCCCCCAAATTCCCCCTCATTTTGCCTCCAAACCCCCAAATTTCCCCTCATTTTGCCTCCAACCCCCCAAATTCCCCCTCATTTTTGCTCCAACCCCCCAAATTTCCCCTCATTTTTGCTCCAACCCCCCAAATTTCCCCTCATTTTGGGTCTTCATTGAGTTTCAGTTGGGTTTCATTGGGTTTCATTGGGATTTTTGGGGGTTTCTCTTCATGTTGGATTCATTTTCCAGTCttggtttcttcctttttgggGTTATTTATGGggttttctcccttttctccctttttcgggtcaaatttcccctttttcgggtcaaatttccccttttttgggtcaaatttccccttttttgggtcagatttctccttttttgggtcaaatttctcctttttgggtcaaatttcccctttttcatgTCACATTTCCCCCATTTCAGGTCAAATTCCTCCTTTTTGGGTCACATTTCCCCATTTTTGGGTcaaatttccccatttttgggtcaaatttcccatttttgggtcaaatctcctctttttcaggtcaaatttctcctttttttggtcaaattcctctttttttggGTCAAATTCCTCCTTTTTGG gtcaaatttcccctttttcat GTcaaatttccccattttctggtcagatttctccattttcaggtcaaatttcctcttttttgggtcaaatttcccctttttggGTGAAATTTCCCCTTTTTGGGTCAAATTTCCCCTATTTCTGGTCAGATttccccattttggggtcaaatctcctctttttcaggtcaaatttcccctttttcatgTCAGATTTCCCCTATTTCTGGtcaaatttccccttttttgggtcaaatttctcctttttgggtcaaattcctccttttttgggtcaaatttcccctttttgggtcaaattcctcctttttcaggtcaaatttcccctttttgggtcaaatttccccttttttggaTCAGATGCCTCATTTTTGGttga
- the LOC125686343 gene encoding uncharacterized protein LOC125686343 isoform X3, with protein MPNFPIFGSNLPHFRPNSPFSAPIPPFPLLSPFLHLLSHFHPISFPPSFPPYNFRIPFSPIQPQIPPHFCFQTPKFPLIFGPTPQIPPHFASKPPNFPSFCLQPPKFPLIFAPTPQISPHFCSNPPNFPSFWVFIEFQLGFIGFHWDFWGFLFMLDSFSSLGFFLFGVIYGVFSLFSLFRVKFPLFRVKFPLFWVKFPLFWVRFLLFWVKFLLFGSNFPFFMSNFPIFWSDFSIFRSNFLFFGSNFPFLGEISPFWVKFPLFLVRFPHFGVKSPLFQVKFPLFHVRFPLFLVKFPLFWVKFLLFGSNSSFFGSNFPFLGQIPPFSGQISPFWVKFPLFWIRCLIFG; from the exons atgccaaatttccccatttttgGGTCCAATCTCCCCCATTTCAGGCCAAATTCCCCCTTTTCAGCTCccattcccccttttcccctACTTTCCCCATTTCTTCACCTCCTCTCCCATTTCCACCCCATTTCCTTCCCCCCTTCTTTTCCACCCTACAACTTTCGCATCCCATTTTCACCCATCCAACCCCAAATTCCCCCTCATTTTTGCTTCCAAACCCCCAAATTTCCCCTCATTTTTGGTCCAACCCCCCAAATTCCCCCTCATTTTGCCTCCAAACCCCCAAATTTCCCCTCATTTTGCCTCCAACCCCCCAAATTCCCCCTCATTTTTGCTCCAACCCCCCAAATTTCCCCTCATTTTTGCTCCAACCCCCCAAATTTCCCCTCATTTTGGGTCTTCATTGAGTTTCAGTTGGGTTTCATTGGGTTTCATTGGGATTTTTGGGGGTTTCTCTTCATGTTGGATTCATTTTCCAGTCttggtttcttcctttttgggGTTATTTATGGggttttctcccttttctccctttttcgggtcaaatttcccctttttcgggtcaaatttccccttttttgggtcaaatttccccttttttgggtcagatttctccttttttgggtcaaatttctcctttttgggtcaaatttcccctttttcat GTcaaatttccccattttctggtcagatttctccattttcaggtcaaatttcctcttttttgggtcaaatttcccctttttggGTGAAATTTCCCCTTTTTGGGTCAAATTTCCCCTATTTCTGGTCAGATttccccattttggggtcaaatctcctctttttcaggtcaaatttcccctttttcatgTCAGATTTCCCCTATTTCTGGtcaaatttccccttttttgggtcaaatttctcctttttgggtcaaattcctccttttttgggtcaaatttcccctttttgggtcaaattcctcctttttcaggtcaaatttcccctttttgggtcaaatttccccttttttggaTCAGATGCCTCATTTTTGGttga
- the LOC125686343 gene encoding uncharacterized protein LOC125686343 isoform X1 encodes MPNFPIFGSNLPHFRPNSPFSAPIPPFPLLSPFLHLLSHFHPISFPPSFPPYNFRIPFSPIQPQIPPHFCFQTPKFPLIFGPTPQIPPHFASKPPNFPSFCLQPPKFPLIFAPTPQISPHFCSNPPNFPSFWVFIEFQLGFIGFHWDFWGFLFMLDSFSSLGFFLFGVIYGVFSLFSLFRVKFPLFRVKFPLFWVKFPLFWVRFLLFWVKFLLFGSNFPFFMSHFPHFRSNSSFLGHISPFLGQISPFLGQISHFWVKSPLFQVKFLLFLVKFLFFWVKFLLFGSDFPIFMPNFPFFMSDFPSFRSVFSLLGQIPPFSCQISPFSGQISPFSGQISSFLGQISPFWVKFPLFGSNFPYFWSDFPILGSNLLFFRSNFPFFMSDFPYFWSNFPFFGSNFSFLGQIPPFLGQISPFWVKFLLFQVKFPLFGSNFPFFGSDASFLVEISPFFWSNFSFLGQISPIFMPNFPFFMSN; translated from the exons atgccaaatttccccatttttgGGTCCAATCTCCCCCATTTCAGGCCAAATTCCCCCTTTTCAGCTCccattcccccttttcccctACTTTCCCCATTTCTTCACCTCCTCTCCCATTTCCACCCCATTTCCTTCCCCCCTTCTTTTCCACCCTACAACTTTCGCATCCCATTTTCACCCATCCAACCCCAAATTCCCCCTCATTTTTGCTTCCAAACCCCCAAATTTCCCCTCATTTTTGGTCCAACCCCCCAAATTCCCCCTCATTTTGCCTCCAAACCCCCAAATTTCCCCTCATTTTGCCTCCAACCCCCCAAATTCCCCCTCATTTTTGCTCCAACCCCCCAAATTTCCCCTCATTTTTGCTCCAACCCCCCAAATTTCCCCTCATTTTGGGTCTTCATTGAGTTTCAGTTGGGTTTCATTGGGTTTCATTGGGATTTTTGGGGGTTTCTCTTCATGTTGGATTCATTTTCCAGTCttggtttcttcctttttgggGTTATTTATGGggttttctcccttttctccctttttcgggtcaaatttcccctttttcgggtcaaatttccccttttttgggtcaaatttccccttttttgggtcagatttctccttttttgggtcaaatttctcctttttgggtcaaatttcccctttttcatgTCACATTTCCCCCATTTCAGGTCAAATTCCTCCTTTTTGGGTCACATTTCCCCATTTTTGGGTcaaatttccccatttttgggtcaaatttcccatttttgggtcaaatctcctctttttcaggtcaaatttctcctttttttggtcaaattcctctttttttggGTCAAATTCCTCCTTTTTGGGTCAGATTTCCCCATTTTCATGccaaatttcccctttttcatgTCAGATTTCCCCTCTTTCAGGTCAGTTTTCTCCCTTTTGGGTCAAATTCCTCCTTTTTCAT GTcaaatttccccattttctggtcagatttctccattttcaggtcaaatttcctcttttttgggtcaaatttcccctttttggGTGAAATTTCCCCTTTTTGGGTCAAATTTCCCCTATTTCTGGTCAGATttccccattttggggtcaaatctcctctttttcaggtcaaatttcccctttttcatgTCAGATTTCCCCTATTTCTGGtcaaatttccccttttttgggtcaaatttctcctttttgggtcaaattcctccttttttgggtcaaatttcccctttttgggtcaaattcctcctttttcaggtcaaatttcccctttttgggtcaaatttccccttttttggaTCAGATGCCTCATTTTTGGttgaaatttctccttttttttggtcaaattTCTCCTTCTTGGGTcaaatttcccccattttcatgccaaatttcccctttttcatgTCAAATTAA
- the LOC125686343 gene encoding uncharacterized protein LOC125686343 isoform X4: protein MPNFPIFGSNLPHFRPNSPFSAPIPPFPLLSPFLHLLSHFHPISFPPSFPPYNFRIPFSPIQPQIPPHFCFQTPKFPLIFGPTPQIPPHFASKPPNFPSFCLQPPKFPLIFAPTPQISPHFCSNPPNFPSFWVFIEFQLGFIGFHWDFWGFLFMLDSFSSLGFFLFGVIYGVFSLFSLFRVKFPLFWVKFPLFQVKFLLFESDFPIFMPNFPYFWSNFPYFKSYFPFLGQISPFSCQISLFSGQISPFSCQICPFFGSNFPFFRSNFPFFMSNFPFFGSNFPFFGSNSSFSGQLSPFSCMIFPFWVRFPRFQVKFPHFLVRFLHFQVKFPLFWVKFPLFG, encoded by the exons atgccaaatttccccatttttgGGTCCAATCTCCCCCATTTCAGGCCAAATTCCCCCTTTTCAGCTCccattcccccttttcccctACTTTCCCCATTTCTTCACCTCCTCTCCCATTTCCACCCCATTTCCTTCCCCCCTTCTTTTCCACCCTACAACTTTCGCATCCCATTTTCACCCATCCAACCCCAAATTCCCCCTCATTTTTGCTTCCAAACCCCCAAATTTCCCCTCATTTTTGGTCCAACCCCCCAAATTCCCCCTCATTTTGCCTCCAAACCCCCAAATTTCCCCTCATTTTGCCTCCAACCCCCCAAATTCCCCCTCATTTTTGCTCCAACCCCCCAAATTTCCCCTCATTTTTGCTCCAACCCCCCAAATTTCCCCTCATTTTGGGTCTTCATTGAGTTTCAGTTGGGTTTCATTGGGTTTCATTGGGATTTTTGGGGGTTTCTCTTCATGTTGGATTCATTTTCCAGTCttggtttcttcctttttgggGTTATTTATGGggttttctcccttttctccctttttcgg gtcaaatttcctcttttttgggtcaaatttcccctttttcag gtcaaatttctcctttttgagTCAGATTTCCCCATTTTCATGCCAAATTTCCCCTATTTCTGGTCAAATTTCCCCTATTTCAAGTCATATTTCCCCTTTTTGGGTcaaatttccccattttcatgccaaatttcccttttttctggtcaaatttccccattttcatGCCAAATTTGCCCCTTTTTTGGGtcaaatttcccctttttcaggtcaaatttcccctttttcatgtcaaatttccccttttttgggtcaaatttcccctttttcgGGTCAAATTCCTCCTTTTCAGGTCAACTTTCCCCATTTTCATGTATGATTTTCCCTTTTTGGGTCAGATTTCCCCGTTTTCAGGTcaaatttccccattttctggtcagatttctccattttcaggtcaaatttcctcttttttgggtcaaatttcccctttttggGTGA